The following coding sequences lie in one Arachis hypogaea cultivar Tifrunner chromosome 9, arahy.Tifrunner.gnm2.J5K5, whole genome shotgun sequence genomic window:
- the LOC112711873 gene encoding cysteine-rich receptor-like protein kinase 10 isoform X7 yields MSASESFEFDLDTIQFATNNFSQGSRIGKGGYGEVYKGILPSGEEIAVKRLSRNSGQGVEEFKNEVLLIAKLQHRNLVRLMGFCLEDQESILIYEYVPNKSLDHFLFDPSKRRELTWSQRYKIIKGIVRGILYLHEDSRLMIIHRDLKPSNVLLDNHMNPKISDFGMARIVDTDHIQGCTNRVVGTYGYMSPEYAMHGQFSVKSDVFSFGVMVLEILSGKKNSSSFDSCRIDDLLSYAWKLWNSDESVFQLLDPVLQESYNPNEVERCIQIGLLCVQENPDERPTMGTIASYLTNDSVEMPYPQEPAFFMKGRTRRHASGHESYSSGHTTKYSFSSSVNEMPTTAFFPR; encoded by the exons ATGAGTGCCTCAgagtcttttgaatttgatttggATACAATTCAATTCGCAACAAACAATTTTTCTCAAGGGAGCAGGATAGGCAAAGGAGGGTATGGAGAAGTCTACAAG GGAATTCTTCCTAGCGGAGAAGAAATAGCAGTGAAGAGGCTCTCAAGAAATTCTGGACAGGGGGTGGAGGAGTTCAAGAATGAAGTATTGTTGATAGCTAAACTTCAGCACAGGAATTTGGTGAGGTTAATGGGATTCTGTCTCGAAGATCAAGAGAGTATACTTATCTATGAATATGTACCTAACAAGAGCCTTGATCACTTCCTATTTG ATCCCTCCAAGCGAAGAGAATTAACTTGGTCGCaacgttataaaatcataaaaggaattgTTCGAGGAATTCTTTATCTTCATGAAGATTCTCGTCTCATGATAATACATCGAGACCTCAAACCAAGCAATGTTCTACTAGATAATCACATGAATCCCAAAATTTCTGACTTTGGAATGGCGAGGATAGTAGATACGGATCACATCCAAGGATGTACTAACAGAGTAGTGGGCACATA TGGTTATATGTCTCCCGAATATGCAATGCATGGACAATTTTCTGTAAAATCAGATGTTTTTAGTTTTGGAGTCATGGTTCTTGAGATTTTAAGTGGAAAGAAGAATTCTTCTTCTTTTGATTCATGTCGTATTGACGACCTCTTGAGTTAT GCATGGAAACTGTGGAATAGTGATGAATCAGTATTTCAATTGCTGGATCCAGTTCTGCAAGAATCTTATAATCCAAATGAAGTTGAAAGATGTATTCAGATTGGATTATTGTGTGTACAAGAAAATCCAGATGAGAGGCCTACAATGGGGACCATAGCTTCATATCTTACAAATGATTCAGTtgaaatgccatatcctcaggaACCAGCATTTTTCATGAAAGGAAGGACAAGAAGGCATGCATCTGGACATGAATCATATTCATCAGGTCACACCACCAAATATTCTTTCTCATCCTCTGTAAATGAGATGCCTACAACTGCTTTCTTCCCTCGATAG